One window of the Zea mays cultivar B73 chromosome 3, Zm-B73-REFERENCE-NAM-5.0, whole genome shotgun sequence genome contains the following:
- the LOC103649565 gene encoding uncharacterized protein, translated as MGNVLPCLVQQAGTAAGALPAMNPKRRLISLKLLTKAIHKMKKRLGPGKAAKIDSKPLPSSAAVEGGEVRVEARSKATSSTNSRKGAVLRTRLHGRSSGLINKQGKKGVVRVKVVLTKEEAARLLALTVGGQRHTAAQIVAEMKKMEARRAAAGSAAWRPALASIPEESS; from the coding sequence ATGGGCAACGTGCTGCCATGCCTGGTCCAACAAGCAGGCACAGCAGCAGGGGCTCTGCCAGCCATGAACCCCAAGCGGAGGCTCATCTCCCTCAAACTCCTCACGAAGGCCATCCACAAGATGAAGAAGAGGCTCGGTCCCGGCAAGGCGGCCAAGATAGACAGCAAACCGTTACCGTCGTCGGCCGCGGTGGAAGGAGGAGAAGTTCGTGTTGAAGCGAGAAGCAAGGCCACCAGCAGCACCAACAGCCGCAAGGGTGCCGTGCTGAGGACGAGGCTCCATGGCCGGAGCAGTGGCCTGATCAACAAGCAGGGGAAGAAGGGCGTCGTGCGAGTCAAGGTGGTCCTGACCAAGGAGGAGGCCGCGCGGCTGCTGGCGCTGACAGTCGGCGGCCAGAGGCACACCGCCGCGCAGATCGTGGCCGAGATGAAGAAGATGGAggcccgccgcgccgccgccggcaGCGCCGCGTGGCGCCCGGCGCTGGCCAGCATCCCGGAGGAGTCGTCGTAG
- the LOC100382368 gene encoding uncharacterized protein LOC100382368 produces the protein MGKAFSLLRPPQPPREDDTEMMELRKRPRPRRLDPDFLSSPPPMPPRKRARKQAAAPKPVEAAGALKWQPPRKGSRRATVGIGCPVAGLHPATCGRQPPLRMSTRVLFRPRHPFNWYEPDLWTEVAKHLCGFDLLRLSLTCRWFHRLLADDSIWRYAFFRDLNLTDANPHVHRPLSRSWRYLYFAAFDGSHAFSLCQNGEHRSSWRIGSFVLDSPHMVLIGKLPLPKWLPSCPEDVRLTIAILGACKLLNVRPGIWITDMHVMRCPLCKRNSCRGNKQILDARHSELFLEKAYWDETLEYESLGEHFQDEEVAAAFCAVVNAKQFASPSTASVLNRAWTGKHDDPMTRHCASATAAAIHTNLQSNGGLLSTFEAMRDTARDGQIVSIRISQVLF, from the exons ATGGGCAAAGCCTTCTCCCTGCTCCGGCCACCGCAACCACCTCGCGAGGACGACACGGAGATGATGGAGCTGAGGAAGCGCCCGAGGCCCCGGCGCCTCGACCCGGACTTCCTCTCGTCCCCGCCTCCCATGCCGCCGAGGAAGCGGGCACGGAAGCAGGCAGCGGCGCCGAAGCCGGTCGAGGCCGCGGGCGCTCTGAAGTGGCAGCCGCCGAGGAAGGGCTCCAGGCGCGCCACGGTGGGCATCGGGTGTCCCGTCGCTGGGCTCCATCCTGCGACGTGCGGCCGGCAGCCGCCGCTGCGCATGTCGACGCGCGTCCTCTTCCGCCCGCGCCATCCATTCAACTG GTACGAGCCGGACCTGTGGACGGAGGTGGCTAAGCACCTGTGCGGCTTCGACCTACTCCGCCTCTCCTTGACCTGCCGCTGGTTCCACCGCCTCCTCGCCGACGACTCCATCTGGCGCTACGCCTTCTTCCGCGACCTTAACCTCACCGACGCCAACCCGCACGTTCATCGCCCGCTCTCCCGCTCCTGGCGCTACCTCTACTTTGCCGCCTTCG ATGGCTCCCACGCCTTCTCGCTCTGCCAGAACGGCGAGCACCGAA GTTCGTGGCGGATCGGGTCATTCGTGCTGGACTCGCCGCACATGGTGCTGATCGGGAAGCTGCCGCTGCCGAAGTGGCTGCCGTCGTGTCCCGAAGACGTACGGCTCACCATCGCGATACTGGGCGCCTGCAAGCTCCTCAACGTCCGCCCTGGGATCTGGATCACTG ACATGCATGTGATGCGATGCCCCTTGTGCAAACGGAACAGCTGCCGAG GGAACAAGCAGATCCTGGACGCACGCCACTCTGAGCTGTTCCTGGAGAAGGCGTACTGGgacgagaccttggagtacgagagCCTCGGCGAGCACTTTCAGGACGAGGAGGTGGCCGCCGCCTTCTGTGCCGTTGTCAACGCGAAGCAGTTCGCTTCCCCATCCACTGCAT CTGTCCTCAACAGGGCCTGGACCGGAAAGCACGACGACCCGATGACCAGGCACTGTGCTTCCGCAACCGCCGCTGCCATCCACACCAACCTCCAGAGCAACGGAG GACTACTATCGACGTTTGAGGCGATGCGGGACACGGCCAGGGACGGGCAGATCGTGTCCATACGCATCTCCCAGGTGCTCTTCTGA
- the LOC100277604 gene encoding uncharacterized protein LOC100277604, producing MEDVITDVPPPSRFSPDDLDNFAAPPAQPTPIFVVSPNPSPPAPRLLVVFISPTSLALLASPPPLLASLLLPDLPLLPHAPMRVYLHPSGALLAAAHGAFPAHRARAAAKALVSRLQPEEVLVLDAVRSGTYRGRLAADEPVEGKLETRAARARGGVGAAKAVQALVPPGSVVDGLGAAVLAECEIRGKAASMVVTWPADSRPAEFGVMRRVAAELGVDTGKAAARVSGRPDLDSLYT from the coding sequence ATGGAAGACGTCATCACCGACGTGCCGCCGCCTTCCCGCTTTTCCCCTGACGACCTCGACAACTTCGCCGCTCCGCCAGCGCAGCCCACCCCCATCTTCGTCGTTTCCCCGAACCCTAGCCCACCGGCCCCGCGCCTCCTCGTCGTATTCATCTCCCCCACCTCCCTCGCGCTCCTCGCCTCCCCGCCGCCGCTCCTCGCCTCCCTGCTCCTCCCGGACCTGCCCCTACTCCCGCACGCGCCCATGCGCGTGTACCTCCACCCCTCCGGCGCGCTCCTCGCCGCGGCGCACGGCGCCTTCCCCGCCcaccgcgcgcgcgccgccgcgaaGGCTCTTGTCTCCAGGCTCCAGCCGGAGGAGGTGCTGGTTTTGGACGCGGTCCGGAGCGGGACGTACCGGGGCCGCCTCGCCGCGGACGAGCCCGTGGAAGGGAAGTTGGAGACCCGCGCGGCGCGCGCGCGGGGAGGCGTGGGGGCTGCCAAGGCAGTCCAGGCTCTGGTCCCACCCGGCAGCGTGGTGGACGGGCTCGGCGCCGCCGTGCTCGCGGAGTGCGAGATCCGGGGCAAGGCGGCCAGCATGGTGGTGACGTGGCCGGCGGACTCCAGGCCCGCGGAGTTCGGGGTCATGCGGCGCGTGGCGGCGGAGCTCGGCGTCGACACCGGCAAGGCCGCGGCCAGGGTCTCCGGCCGGCCCGACCTGGATTCCTTGTACACTTGA